TGGGGCAGCTCGATGCCGCCCATCTGGTTGAAGCTGGTGAGCATCTCGCCGCTGTTGGCGTCCACCAGGTAGTTCATCCGCCGGGGGCGCTCGTTGCCCTCGAGGCCCTTGGTGTGCGTGAGCTCCACGTGGAAGGCCGAGTGGTAGTTGCCGTCCTTGCCCTGGTAGACGACGCGCTCGGCGGTGGGCGCGCGGTCCGTCCTGCCGGCGAAGTCCTTCTGCGCGAGGGCCAGTGCGTCCTGGGCCGTCAGCTTCACCGGCTGCGAGCCCAGCCCCGCGGGGATGGTGGAGACGCTGCCGGTCAGTCCCGCCACCTTGCCCTGCTGATCCAGGTGGCTGACGAGCTGCTCGCCGAACACCTTCACGCCCTCGTGCGTGCGGTCCAGGCGCACGTGCGTCATGCCCAGCGCGTCGCGCTCGACGGAGCGGGGCGTGACGGCCTGGGAGATGCCGGCGCCGGGCGCCACGCCGCGGGCCAGCGAGCCCGTCTGCTGCTGGAGGAAGTCCAGCGACTTCTGGATGGCGGACTGCGCCTGCGGGCTGCTCAGCGCCAGGGGGCCCGTGGTGGGGGCGGCGGCTTGCTGCGCGGTGAGCGCCACCGCGGTGCGCTTGCTCGTCGGCGCGAAGCTCGAGGCCGACTCGAAGCCCGTGGCCGCGCGGGCCTGGCCCTTGGGCGAGGACACCGGGAGCTCACGGGGGGTGGTGGTGCTGGGCGGGGTGGCGACGGACGGCTTCTGGTTGCGGTGGGAGATCTGCATGGCGGGAGTCTTTCGGTGAGTAAGTAGGTCTCGTGCGCAGTGAAGAGCAGGTTGTGTGCCAACGCGTCGCGTCATGGCACTCGAACCCGAAGCCCTTGAATTCACACGAGCTGCCCGCCGGGCTCCCACCGGGGCTGGTGACAGCCGTCACCACGCCGCACCGGTCTCCCCCTGGTGACAACTGTCACGCGGTGGTGACGGCTGTCACCACCTCACCTCACGCGCCGCCGTCGCGGTCCTCGAGCCCGTGCTTGCGCAGCAGCTTGCGCAGGTAGACGCGGTCGATGCCGGCCTCGCGCGAGGCCTTCGAGATGTTGCCCTCGCAGCGCTCGATGAGGCTCTTGAGGTAGTCGCGCTCGAAGCCCTCGATGAGGCGCTCCTTGGCCTCCTTGAAGGGCAGCTCCAGCTCGGCGGTGGTGGTGCGCGGCCCGTCCGGGCCTCCGTCACCGGGGAGCGGAGGCATCTCCGGGAGCGCTTCCTCCCCCAGGTTCACCACCTGCTCCACCACGTTGCGCAGCTCGCGCACGTTGCCCGGCCACGGGTACTGGGCGAGCAGGGCCCGCGTCTGCGCCGACAGCGTGCTGGGCGGCTTGCCCATCCGTCCGAGCACGGCGTCGACGAGCAGGGGGATGTCCTCGGGGCGCTCGCGCAGGGGCGGCAGGGTGACGCGCAGCACGGCGAGCCGGTGGAAGAGGTCCCGGCGGAACTTCCCCTCCTTCACCGCGTTCTCCAGGTCCACGTGCGTGGCCGCCACCACCCGCATGTCCACCGTGCGGTAGTCGTTGGCGCCCACCCGCTTCACCTGCCGGCGCTCCAGCACGCGCAACAGCCTCGGCTGCAGATCCAACGGCAGCTCGCCCACCTCGTCGAGGAAGACGGTGCCGCCGCCGGCCCGCTCGAAAGCTCCGGCGCGGTCGGCCTGCGCGCCGGTGAAGGCGCCCTTCACGTGGCCGAAGAGCTCCGACTCGATGAGCGAGGGGGCGATGCCCGCCAGGTCCACGATGATGAAGGGCCCCTTGCGGCGCTGGCTCTCCTGGTGGAGCGCCTCGGCGCACAGCTCCTTGCCCGTGCCCGTCTCGCCCTGGATGAGCACGTCCGAGCCGCCGGGCGCCATGCGCTCCAGCAGGGTGAAGACCTCGCGCATCTTCCGGCTGCCGCCCACCAGGGCGCCGAAGCTCTCGCGTGACGAGAGCAGCAGCGAGCGCTCCCGGGTGTCCTCCGGCACCAGCTTGAGCTCGGTGGTGCCCAGGGTGATGACACTGCCCGCGCGCAGCTCCAACTGGGAGAAGCGCAGCCCCTCGCAGAAGGAGCCGTTGCGCGAGTCCAGGTCCACCGCGAGCACGTGCTCCTCGTGCACCTGCAGCTTCAGGTGCTGCCGCGAGATGGTCTTGTCCGCCAGGACGATGTCGCACGTGGGCGCCTTGCCCACCGTGTACTCGCCATGTTCGAGGGAATGACTGCGTCCCGCCTCCGGGCCAGAGAGGACCAGCAGCTTCAGACGCAGCTGTGCTGGACCGGCACGGTGGAGGGGCACTGTCGCGCCCGAGGTCTCTTCGTCTTCGTGCGACGCCGCCACGGAGGGGACGCTACCACGCCGCATGGTTTCGTGACACAGCTACTACAAGCGCGTCGGGCGCCGGGAGGGCTTGGCCAGGCGGCGCTTGGGCTTCTCCTTCTTGGGCGCTTCCTCCTTGGGGAGGGACTCGAGCCAGGTGTCCACCTCGGACACCTTCGGCGCCAGCCCGGCCTGGGTGAAGCGCTCGCGGGCCTTCACCGCCTCGGCACGCGCCTCCGGCTGCTGGCCGGACACCCAGAGCGCCCGGGCCAGGGCGAAGCCCGACACCGCCAGCAGGTCCGGCGGAGCCGAGGTGAAGGTGACGGCCTGCTTCAGCGGCTCCACCGCCTCCCGCTCCCGCTTCAGGCCCAGCAGCGCCTGGCCCACGCCGTCATAGGAGGGCTGGAGCAGCATCTCATCGGGGGGCAGCGCCTTGCGCTTGGCCGCGAGCGCCGCCTCGTAGACGGGCAGCGCCTCCTCGTAGCGCTTGAGCTCCAGCAGGCACATGCCCAGCTCGTCCAGCGTCTCCGCGGTGGGCAGGCTGTCCTTGCCGAAGGTGGCCTCGCGGATGCGGGCCGCCTCGCGCGCATGCTTCAGCGCCTTCTCGTGCTGGCCCATGTCCCGCAGCGTCCAGGACATCATCACGTGGCGCCGCGCCATGTCCGGGTGCATCGCGCCCACCGACGCCTCCGTCTGCTTCAGCGCCTCCTCCAGCAGCGGCAACGCCTGGGCGAACTCGCCCATGTCCCGCATCACGCGCCCCAGCAGGAACGTGGTGCGCGCCCGCTTGGGATGGCCCGCGGGCAGCACCTTCGCGTGAATCTGTCTCGCCTGCTCCAGCAGGGCCTTCGCCTCCGGCAGCCGCTCCTGGGAGATGGCCAGGTTGGCCCGGTTCACCAGCACGTCGCTCTCCAGCAACGGATCTCCGCCCAGGCGTTGCAGCGTGGCCTCCGCCAGCCCGCCCCAGCCCTCCGCCTGCCCGAAGTGCTGCTGCCCGTCCTCCACGAAGAGCAGCTTGTTGAGGATGGAGACCTTCAACCGGTCCGCCCGTCCCGCCTCGGCGTCGTAGACGGCCCGCGACAGCAGCTTGGAGGCCTCGGCGGACTCGCCCAGCTGCTCCTGGAGCCAGCCCAGGTGGAAGCGCAGCTCGGCCACCAGCGGCAGGTGCCCGGTGGCCAGCACCGTAGCCTCCAGCTGGCGCGCCTTCTCCAGCGCCGCCGGGTAGCGGCCGGAGTCCACCATCGCCTTCACCTCGGCGAGCCGCTCCTCCAGCCGGGAGATGTCCGCGCGCTTCGCCGGGTCCGACGGCAACCGCTGCTGCTCGGAGAGGGACTCCGCGTCCGCGCACTCCTGCAGCGCGGGCAGCGCATGGGCCGCGTCCAGCGCCTTCTCCACCAGGGGCCCGTCCGCCTCGGACAGCAGCCCCACCAGCGCCCCCAGGTCCTTGCGCCGCCGCTCCAGGCACACCACCCGCCGCGACAGCAGCTCCTCGGGCTGCGTCCCGTGCACGCGCGTGGCCTCGCACGCCTCGGTGCGCTGCCGGGTCCACGCGGCCGCGTACTCCTCCAGCACCCCCGAGACGCGCGCCGCCGTCTCCTTCGCGAAGGGCCGCCCGGTGGCCAGGAAGGACGCCTCCAGCTTGCCCTTCGCCGCCGGCTCCCACACCCCGGCCATCAGCTCCCCCGCGCCCGTGCACAGGTGGGACTGCCGGTACGCCGTGCCCGCCACCACCGCCAGCGCCGCCGCCGCCGTGCACGCCGCCGCCACCCACCGCTGCCGCTTCACCCGCCGCTGCTCCTGCGACAGCGCCTCCAGCAGCTCCTTCATCGACGGGAAGCGCGCCGAGGGCTCGAGCGCCAACCCGCGCATCAGCGCCTGCCGCACCCATGCCGGCACCTTCTTGTCGCGCGGCGGCTCCTGGATGAGATCCGTGGGGATCTGCTCCGGCTCCATGGGCTCGGTGCGCGCCGAAGCATCCGGCTGCGAGCGCGACGTCGCGAACGCCCGCATGCGCGAGGTCTCGAAGGCCCGCTTGCGGTAGAGGCCCCAATACAGCGCCGCGCAGAAGCTGAATTGATCCGAGCGCGCGTCCACCTCGCGCCCCTGGTACTGCTCCGGCGACATGTAGTTGGGCGTGCCCAGCACCACGCCCGTCTGGGTGAGGTTGGCCTCCAGCAGCCGGCGCTCGGGCGGCAGCAGCTGCCGGGCCTCCTCGGACAGGGTGTCCTCCTCCTGCTCGGGGG
The sequence above is drawn from the Archangium gephyra genome and encodes:
- a CDS encoding sigma 54-interacting transcriptional regulator, yielding MRRGSVPSVAASHEDEETSGATVPLHRAGPAQLRLKLLVLSGPEAGRSHSLEHGEYTVGKAPTCDIVLADKTISRQHLKLQVHEEHVLAVDLDSRNGSFCEGLRFSQLELRAGSVITLGTTELKLVPEDTRERSLLLSSRESFGALVGGSRKMREVFTLLERMAPGGSDVLIQGETGTGKELCAEALHQESQRRKGPFIIVDLAGIAPSLIESELFGHVKGAFTGAQADRAGAFERAGGGTVFLDEVGELPLDLQPRLLRVLERRQVKRVGANDYRTVDMRVVAATHVDLENAVKEGKFRRDLFHRLAVLRVTLPPLRERPEDIPLLVDAVLGRMGKPPSTLSAQTRALLAQYPWPGNVRELRNVVEQVVNLGEEALPEMPPLPGDGGPDGPRTTTAELELPFKEAKERLIEGFERDYLKSLIERCEGNISKASREAGIDRVYLRKLLRKHGLEDRDGGA
- a CDS encoding protein kinase domain-containing protein; the protein is MRDSKSRSKGKGTRESAPNTGRSRSQRGRAPEDVPPVSQVGRYLLLERLGQGGMGVVYAAFDPDLDRKVALKLLQTEGQASETARARLLREAQAMARVSHPNVIPIFDVGMWGDQVFLAMELADGGTLSGWLEEGHSWREVLERFLAAGRGLQAAHEAGLVHRDFKPANVLVSRAGRVYVTDFGLALQVGAPEQEEDTLSEEARQLLPPERRLLEANLTQTGVVLGTPNYMSPEQYQGREVDARSDQFSFCAALYWGLYRKRAFETSRMRAFATSRSQPDASARTEPMEPEQIPTDLIQEPPRDKKVPAWVRQALMRGLALEPSARFPSMKELLEALSQEQRRVKRQRWVAAACTAAAALAVVAGTAYRQSHLCTGAGELMAGVWEPAAKGKLEASFLATGRPFAKETAARVSGVLEEYAAAWTRQRTEACEATRVHGTQPEELLSRRVVCLERRRKDLGALVGLLSEADGPLVEKALDAAHALPALQECADAESLSEQQRLPSDPAKRADISRLEERLAEVKAMVDSGRYPAALEKARQLEATVLATGHLPLVAELRFHLGWLQEQLGESAEASKLLSRAVYDAEAGRADRLKVSILNKLLFVEDGQQHFGQAEGWGGLAEATLQRLGGDPLLESDVLVNRANLAISQERLPEAKALLEQARQIHAKVLPAGHPKRARTTFLLGRVMRDMGEFAQALPLLEEALKQTEASVGAMHPDMARRHVMMSWTLRDMGQHEKALKHAREAARIREATFGKDSLPTAETLDELGMCLLELKRYEEALPVYEAALAAKRKALPPDEMLLQPSYDGVGQALLGLKREREAVEPLKQAVTFTSAPPDLLAVSGFALARALWVSGQQPEARAEAVKARERFTQAGLAPKVSEVDTWLESLPKEEAPKKEKPKRRLAKPSRRPTRL